A single region of the Arthrobacter sp. PAMC25564 genome encodes:
- a CDS encoding polysaccharide deacetylase family protein has translation MASPAQAAAPTVVTLTFDDGNADQLNAAQILNNNGLKGTFFIPSGAVGTPNYMTLANLQALAAAGHEIAGHTVTHPDLTTLTTDEATRQICNDRVNLSNWGFRVTNFAYPFAAENATIQGIVKNCGYNSARGLGDIRTRFSCAGCPLAEAIPPANPYNTAAPDEEDSSWTLADLQKSVTQAEAGGGWVQLTFHHVAASSTDPLNITPNLLTQFVTWLKARPATTTVKTVDQVIGGTVKAVVSGPAVPPQATGGNLVKNPSLETLANGAPQCWQAGGYGTNTAAFSTVSPGHTGSMAERLVVTNYANGDAKFLPSLDLGGCSPVATAGHSYNLGAWYKSTANTQFALYYRTGVGSWVYWTSSPWFAAATTFQKASWTTPALPAGASGISFGLNLFSNGTLTTDDYEMIDTANAPAPAPPPAGTNLVQNAGLETAGASTPQCWQTAGYGTNTAAFSTVTAAHSGTAAARLAVSAYSSGDAKLLQTMDSGSCAPPAIAGHTYSLRAWYMSTAVTQFAVYYRNASGTWVYWTSSPWLGTASSYTQASFTTPVLPAGASAISFGLNLFSIGTLTTDDYAIYDTVGAPAL, from the coding sequence ATGGCATCCCCGGCACAGGCGGCAGCGCCAACCGTCGTGACCCTGACTTTTGACGACGGGAACGCGGACCAGCTCAACGCCGCCCAGATTCTGAACAACAACGGGCTGAAAGGCACCTTCTTCATCCCCTCAGGAGCTGTTGGCACCCCCAACTACATGACACTCGCCAATCTCCAGGCCTTGGCGGCCGCCGGGCACGAGATCGCCGGGCACACCGTGACCCACCCGGATCTGACAACACTGACCACGGATGAAGCCACGCGGCAGATTTGCAATGACCGCGTCAACCTGAGCAATTGGGGGTTCCGGGTCACGAATTTTGCCTATCCCTTCGCGGCCGAGAACGCTACGATTCAAGGCATTGTGAAGAACTGCGGCTACAACAGCGCACGCGGTCTGGGCGATATCAGGACCCGATTCAGTTGTGCCGGCTGCCCGCTCGCCGAGGCGATTCCTCCCGCGAACCCCTACAACACGGCTGCCCCGGATGAAGAGGACTCCTCCTGGACCTTGGCCGACCTGCAGAAGTCGGTCACCCAGGCCGAGGCTGGCGGAGGGTGGGTGCAGCTGACGTTTCACCACGTCGCGGCCTCCAGCACGGACCCGCTGAACATCACGCCGAATCTGCTGACGCAGTTCGTGACCTGGCTCAAGGCCAGGCCCGCCACGACAACAGTGAAAACCGTGGATCAGGTCATCGGCGGAACCGTGAAAGCCGTCGTCTCCGGGCCCGCGGTACCGCCGCAGGCAACGGGTGGAAACCTGGTTAAGAATCCCAGCCTGGAGACTCTCGCCAACGGAGCGCCCCAGTGCTGGCAGGCAGGCGGCTACGGAACAAACACCGCCGCCTTCAGCACGGTCAGCCCGGGCCATACTGGAAGTATGGCCGAACGCCTCGTCGTGACCAACTACGCCAATGGCGACGCAAAGTTCCTGCCCTCCCTGGACCTTGGCGGGTGTTCACCCGTGGCGACAGCCGGCCACAGCTACAACCTCGGTGCGTGGTACAAATCGACGGCGAACACACAGTTTGCCCTTTATTACCGGACCGGCGTCGGTTCGTGGGTCTACTGGACATCGAGTCCCTGGTTCGCGGCCGCCACCACCTTCCAGAAGGCAAGCTGGACGACGCCTGCCCTCCCCGCGGGTGCGAGCGGGATCAGCTTTGGGCTGAACCTGTTCAGCAACGGAACGTTGACCACTGACGACTACGAAATGATCGACACCGCCAACGCCCCGGCACCGGCTCCGCCGCCCGCGGGTACAAATCTGGTGCAGAATGCCGGCCTCGAAACCGCTGGCGCATCCACGCCCCAGTGCTGGCAGACCGCAGGCTACGGCACCAATACCGCTGCGTTCAGCACCGTCACCGCCGCTCATTCCGGCACCGCCGCCGCGCGCCTGGCCGTCAGCGCCTACAGCAGCGGGGATGCCAAGCTGCTCCAGACCATGGACAGCGGTTCCTGCGCCCCGCCGGCGATTGCGGGTCACACGTATTCGCTCCGCGCCTGGTACATGTCAACGGCCGTCACTCAATTCGCGGTGTACTACCGCAACGCATCCGGGACCTGGGTCTACTGGACGTCCAGTCCCTGGCTGGGTACCGCCAGCAGCTATACGCAGGCAAGCTTCACGACGCCGGTCCTTCCGGCGGGTGCGTCGGCAATCAGCTTCGGCCTGAATCTCTTCAGCATCGGCACTCTCACGACCGATGATTATGCAATTTACGACACGGTAGGAGCGCCGGCGCTGTGA
- a CDS encoding nucleotide sugar dehydrogenase, with translation MTPNTKIKNRRAKMAGVSPLTEATHEWPDEEAMNLAPVHANAAVPFQEIVEEEQTFTFDVAIVGLGYVGLPTALAVNASGRRVLGLDVSESRLAVIRAQEADLLESDKVRLGNALRDPSFMISTDLSLLARAAAVVVCVPTPVDPYLVPDLGILRAACASVVEFAVPGQLLMLTSTTYVGSTRDLLAVPLAAKGLIPGRDIFVAFSPERINPGVDAFSHEDVPRVVGGVTPACGDAAAALLGASTKLVHKVPSADVAEMTKLVENTFRAVNIALANEFADICHELGMEVMDVIDAASTKPYGFMPFTPGPGVGGHCIPCDPHYLLWQLRKARVTAPVIEHAMAGIAGRPHQVVDKARRILSERNHGLTGARILVLGVAYKPDVEDLRESPALEIIAELIADGAEVAYHDQWCPTAPNGHGGRLESLEDPTLWEADLVIMHTKHTAMDTDWLRDAPAVLDTTYRLPNRANVTRL, from the coding sequence ATGACGCCGAACACCAAGATCAAAAATCGCAGAGCCAAGATGGCAGGAGTCTCGCCACTGACGGAGGCGACGCATGAGTGGCCCGATGAAGAGGCCATGAACTTGGCGCCGGTGCACGCGAACGCGGCGGTCCCCTTCCAGGAGATTGTGGAAGAAGAACAGACCTTCACCTTTGATGTGGCCATCGTGGGTCTTGGCTATGTAGGCCTGCCGACGGCACTTGCGGTCAATGCATCCGGCCGCAGGGTTCTCGGGCTCGATGTGTCGGAATCGCGGCTTGCTGTGATCCGCGCCCAGGAGGCTGACCTGCTGGAGTCCGACAAAGTCCGGTTAGGCAACGCCCTCCGCGACCCCTCGTTCATGATCAGTACAGATCTTTCCTTGCTGGCACGGGCTGCTGCGGTCGTGGTGTGTGTGCCTACCCCCGTGGATCCCTATCTCGTTCCCGACCTCGGAATTCTCCGGGCCGCCTGCGCCTCGGTGGTCGAGTTTGCCGTTCCGGGCCAGCTCCTGATGCTGACGTCAACGACTTACGTCGGCTCTACCAGGGATCTCCTTGCCGTGCCGCTGGCTGCCAAGGGACTCATTCCGGGACGGGACATCTTCGTGGCGTTTTCGCCCGAGCGCATCAATCCCGGGGTGGACGCCTTCTCACATGAGGACGTTCCCAGGGTTGTCGGCGGAGTGACGCCGGCTTGTGGCGACGCGGCCGCGGCGCTGCTGGGCGCAAGCACCAAGCTCGTGCACAAGGTTCCTTCCGCCGATGTGGCTGAAATGACCAAGCTGGTGGAAAACACCTTCCGTGCGGTGAACATCGCACTGGCCAACGAGTTCGCGGATATCTGCCACGAACTTGGCATGGAGGTCATGGACGTCATCGATGCCGCGTCAACAAAGCCATACGGCTTCATGCCGTTCACTCCCGGCCCCGGCGTCGGCGGCCACTGCATCCCGTGCGATCCGCACTACCTGCTGTGGCAGTTGCGCAAGGCCCGGGTGACGGCACCGGTTATTGAGCACGCGATGGCAGGCATCGCGGGTCGGCCGCACCAGGTGGTGGACAAGGCCCGCCGGATTCTCTCGGAACGCAACCATGGCCTCACAGGTGCCCGGATTCTCGTCCTTGGGGTGGCCTACAAGCCCGACGTTGAAGACCTGCGGGAATCGCCGGCCCTGGAAATCATCGCGGAGCTGATCGCAGACGGCGCCGAGGTGGCCTACCACGATCAGTGGTGCCCGACCGCGCCTAACGGGCACGGTGGCCGGCTCGAGTCACTTGAGGATCCGACGCTTTGGGAGGCCGATCTGGTGATCATGCACACGAAACATACGGCAATGGATACCGACTGGCTGAGGGATGCTCCGGCGGTCCTGGACACGACGTATCGACTTCCCAACCGGGCCAACGTGACGCGGCTGTGA
- a CDS encoding polysaccharide deacetylase family protein, producing the protein MWALSGLVALAVLTGSALLAPKGETASPSVKAVQSGTPAAGGPALTTVSLTFDSGRSSQLVAAEALKKHGMRGTFFVNSGFLGAPGFMGVENLHTLVADGNEIGGHTVTLADLSVVVGDEAARQVCADRSNLMDLGFNVVSFAYPFAAVTPQAASQVAACGYNSARSSADIRSPFGCADCDVAEKVRPADPFRTRAAVEIGSTWKLTDLQQVVTAAEEHGGWLQLVFDDIDDSGAPQSISPKLFQDFVGWLAPRGDANSTAVRTVHEVIGGTVKPAVAGPSAPPAPAGVNALKNPGLETAGRYGLPQCWQLGSYGENDHVLATVTPGHGGTIARRLDISGYRSGDAKLLPTLDLGECSPSVEAGHAYSLGAWYTSTAPTQFELYYRNKVGIWTYWTASPWFTAASDYQQARWTTPAVPADAVGISFGLNLFSNGALATDDYEMLDAGKP; encoded by the coding sequence GTGTGGGCACTCTCCGGCCTGGTTGCCCTCGCCGTCCTGACCGGTTCTGCGCTCCTGGCGCCCAAAGGCGAGACGGCGTCGCCGTCAGTTAAGGCGGTGCAATCCGGTACGCCGGCAGCCGGCGGACCGGCCCTGACTACCGTCAGCCTCACCTTTGACAGCGGCCGTTCCAGCCAGCTTGTTGCCGCAGAGGCGCTCAAGAAGCACGGGATGCGCGGTACGTTCTTCGTCAATTCCGGGTTTCTCGGGGCTCCGGGATTCATGGGCGTCGAGAACCTTCATACTCTGGTGGCCGACGGAAACGAAATTGGCGGACATACAGTGACGCTTGCAGACCTGAGTGTTGTCGTGGGCGATGAAGCCGCGCGGCAGGTCTGCGCCGACCGCAGTAATTTGATGGATCTTGGCTTCAACGTCGTTTCTTTTGCCTATCCCTTTGCCGCCGTAACGCCACAGGCGGCGAGTCAAGTGGCCGCCTGTGGTTACAACAGCGCAAGGAGCAGCGCTGATATCCGAAGCCCCTTCGGCTGCGCCGATTGCGACGTCGCCGAAAAGGTGCGGCCGGCTGACCCGTTCCGAACGCGTGCCGCCGTCGAGATCGGCAGCACCTGGAAGCTCACTGATCTGCAGCAGGTGGTGACCGCCGCAGAGGAGCATGGCGGATGGCTGCAGCTGGTGTTCGACGACATCGACGATTCCGGCGCCCCGCAATCCATAAGTCCGAAGCTCTTTCAAGACTTCGTCGGCTGGCTGGCACCGCGCGGCGATGCTAACTCGACGGCTGTCCGCACGGTCCACGAGGTGATCGGAGGCACTGTGAAGCCCGCCGTCGCCGGCCCCTCGGCACCCCCGGCTCCGGCTGGTGTCAACGCCCTCAAGAATCCCGGGCTGGAGACTGCAGGAAGGTACGGGCTGCCGCAGTGCTGGCAGCTTGGATCCTACGGCGAAAATGACCACGTGCTCGCCACCGTCACCCCGGGGCATGGCGGCACGATCGCCAGGCGCCTCGATATCAGCGGCTACAGATCCGGGGACGCCAAGCTGCTGCCCACCCTTGACCTCGGCGAGTGCTCACCAAGCGTCGAAGCCGGACACGCCTACTCGCTCGGTGCCTGGTACACCTCCACGGCCCCGACACAGTTCGAACTGTATTACCGAAACAAGGTTGGCATCTGGACCTACTGGACAGCCAGCCCATGGTTTACCGCCGCGTCTGACTACCAACAGGCCCGGTGGACAACGCCAGCGGTGCCGGCCGACGCCGTCGGCATCAGCTTCGGTCTCAACCTTTTCAGCAACGGAGCGCTCGCCACCGACGACTACGAGATGTTGGACGCCGGCAAGCCCTGA
- a CDS encoding GDP-mannose 4,6-dehydratase: MKTTITGGAGFIGSHLVEHLLAAGDEVTVLDNLSTGRLENLRNVIGHRKFHFLEGNILDRSAVDKVVAGSDRVFHLAAAVGVNLIVEHPLESLRTNIHGTEVVLDSVLAAGASLLLASTSEIYGKNTSDSLSEEADRILGSALKSRWTYAAAKGIDEAFAHAYWREFGLPVAIVRLFNTVGPRQTGRYGMVVPRLVKQALAGEPLTVYGDGKQTRCFSYVGDIVPAITRISEEASAHGNAYNLGGSYEISILTLAERIVALLGSESSITLVPYEEAYAEGYEDMRRRVPDNSKARQLVGFDPKTTLDQIIRNVAADQSPQMRPDPVQWKVTMVNN; the protein is encoded by the coding sequence ATGAAGACCACAATCACTGGGGGAGCCGGCTTCATCGGAAGTCACCTTGTCGAACACCTGCTGGCCGCGGGTGACGAGGTAACCGTTCTGGACAACCTCTCCACCGGACGGTTGGAGAACCTGCGGAACGTCATCGGGCACCGGAAATTCCATTTCCTTGAAGGGAACATCCTGGACAGATCAGCAGTGGACAAGGTGGTTGCCGGTTCGGACCGCGTCTTCCACCTCGCCGCGGCCGTTGGCGTGAACCTGATCGTGGAGCATCCGCTGGAGAGCCTGCGCACGAACATTCACGGCACTGAGGTTGTCCTGGATTCTGTCCTGGCAGCCGGGGCATCGCTCCTTCTGGCCTCAACCAGCGAGATCTACGGGAAGAATACCTCGGACAGCCTGAGCGAGGAAGCCGACCGGATTCTCGGTTCCGCGCTTAAATCCCGGTGGACCTATGCCGCAGCAAAGGGCATCGACGAAGCCTTCGCGCACGCCTACTGGCGGGAGTTCGGGCTGCCCGTGGCAATCGTGAGGCTCTTCAACACTGTGGGGCCGCGGCAGACGGGACGCTACGGCATGGTGGTGCCGCGGCTCGTGAAGCAGGCTCTCGCGGGGGAGCCGCTCACTGTCTACGGTGACGGGAAGCAGACACGGTGCTTCTCGTATGTGGGAGACATCGTGCCCGCGATCACCAGGATCTCTGAGGAAGCTTCGGCCCACGGCAACGCTTACAACCTCGGGGGAAGCTATGAGATCTCCATTCTCACGCTCGCCGAGCGCATCGTGGCGCTTCTTGGCAGCGAAAGCAGTATCACCCTCGTCCCCTATGAGGAGGCGTACGCCGAAGGCTACGAGGACATGCGGCGGCGTGTGCCGGACAACAGCAAGGCCCGGCAGTTGGTCGGGTTCGACCCGAAGACCACCCTGGACCAGATCATCCGCAACGTTGCGGCGGACCAAAGCCCGCAGATGCGACCTGACCCTGTCCAGTGGAAAGTGACGATGGTTAACAACTAA
- a CDS encoding chitinase yields MTAHGDVDPDADPLTPPLQTARRTGRRKRSKGQPLRRGAAAASIVLTLAATLFLVSKFGVERGIANPTWFAGYVDVTVAPAYNFETATVKDIVLAFVVASPQNPCTPSWGTLYSLDEAAQSLDLDNRLKSLKSRGGTVGISFGGALNLELANSCLDDSWLQSAYRQVIDRYDPVALDFDVEGDNLLDTAAGERRAKAIGELQRERASSDRKLDVWLTLPASPRGLTDAGITAVDQMLDAGVQLSGVNVMTMNYGESRRSSQSMLEASISAATSAHDQLSIVYQRAGINLGSEELWEKLGLTPMIGQNDLPGEVFDLSAAQGLRDFAVQKGIQRLSMWSLNRDVACPGGAGPDTVSHVCSGVSQQAGQFSDLLGGSLKGRMGQR; encoded by the coding sequence ATGACAGCGCACGGCGACGTTGATCCGGACGCGGATCCGCTCACGCCCCCGCTGCAGACGGCGCGTCGGACCGGCCGGCGAAAGCGGTCCAAGGGGCAGCCGCTCAGGCGCGGAGCCGCCGCTGCATCAATTGTTCTCACCTTGGCGGCTACGCTGTTCCTGGTGTCAAAATTCGGTGTTGAGCGCGGCATTGCGAACCCGACGTGGTTTGCCGGCTACGTCGATGTCACCGTCGCGCCCGCTTACAACTTCGAGACCGCGACGGTGAAGGATATCGTCCTGGCATTCGTGGTCGCTTCGCCCCAAAATCCCTGCACTCCCAGCTGGGGCACTCTCTACAGCCTCGATGAGGCCGCCCAATCGCTGGATCTGGACAACCGGCTCAAGTCGCTGAAGTCCCGGGGCGGCACGGTAGGGATCTCGTTTGGAGGCGCGCTCAACCTGGAGCTTGCGAATTCCTGCCTGGATGATTCGTGGCTGCAGTCCGCCTACCGGCAAGTCATCGACCGCTATGATCCGGTCGCCCTCGATTTCGATGTGGAGGGCGACAACCTGCTGGACACGGCTGCCGGGGAACGCAGGGCGAAAGCCATCGGAGAGCTGCAACGGGAGCGTGCTTCCTCGGATAGGAAGCTCGACGTCTGGCTGACCCTTCCGGCGTCGCCGCGGGGCCTGACGGATGCGGGCATCACCGCCGTCGACCAGATGCTCGACGCCGGCGTGCAGCTCTCGGGCGTAAACGTCATGACCATGAACTACGGGGAGAGCCGCCGATCCTCCCAAAGCATGCTGGAAGCTTCAATATCCGCCGCCACATCCGCGCACGACCAGCTCAGCATCGTCTACCAGAGAGCAGGAATCAACCTGGGCAGCGAGGAGCTCTGGGAAAAGCTGGGGCTCACCCCGATGATCGGTCAGAACGATCTTCCCGGCGAGGTCTTTGACCTTTCCGCAGCCCAGGGACTCCGTGACTTTGCAGTTCAGAAAGGGATCCAGCGGCTGTCAATGTGGTCGCTGAACCGGGACGTGGCATGTCCGGGCGGAGCGGGCCCGGATACTGTCAGCCACGTCTGCAGCGGCGTCAGCCAACAGGCCGGGCAGTTCTCGGATCTCCTCGGCGGCAGCTTGAAGGGGCGGATGGGACAGCGCTGA